The nucleotide window caattattgttcccatggcagttttggatcattacggtcaccatgggggtatgcatactttagcctttgacgacccgaacaggacgggcaacgtcttataGGTCgatggttgccttgggattagctctcccaagtgtattcctccaaaaggattggatttatacttgaacgacccgaacaggacgggcaacgttacaatttgggattaactaataatgaatgtattagagcctctgcatgctaggataaacatattgcttgtattcaacctgattgatatatgtatgaagtctctgatgtgtattggtttgtttctttggaacctactgtgtgttatcatacgacgactagtaggttgattgtaggtggggtctggagtgaggtctcgacttagaacccgtaatcatcaagactatgcttttacctttttgtattggattatgagtagaaagaaactctgtacttatgtaacaggagatagtgtagttttcttttcgcttccgcttacttcaattagtttgtctagaggcctttaggctctcaagttgtacgtaagagcttccgctgacttattttctttcacgctggtattgttttctgttttagctatatttctttatcgacggaacgttgacgatcctagagaaaagtcttctctagagtccaaagagtgaaccggaatttgtattttcatatggatttccgggtcacttaaccGGACCGTTGCAATTGGTATCGGAGCCAACGTTCTTCAGATGATAAAGGAGTAAACAACCTTAGTAGAGAGTTGGGAAGTAGTCCTTAGGACGTAAATTTGTTGATATGTGTTTGTGTTGTATGTTGTTAGGTGATaagtaatgttttatttttgttcttttgtgtagaattaagaaatatgaATATGGGAAAAACACCTATGGACTCGCACACCCTTAGTGATTCTAGGGAAACACCGATGTTTAACCCAGAGACTGACTGGAGAGAAGTCTTTAATGATGATATTTGGAGGATAAGGGATGGTGAAAGTATCCGGGATTATAGGGAAAGGTTGCTGATGGTTAAAACCAAAGCCGAAAGGGTATGTTACGACTTAGAGCTAGACCTAAATAGGTTGTATCATTTATCCGAGATTAGGAGGGGAGTAGAACTTACACAAGGGGAGCCTAGTGGGGTTAATCATCGAGAAGAACCCCTAGAAGAGGAAGAACCCATGGATGAGGGAGAACTTAACTTAGGGTATGAACCTAAACTAGCTATGAAATCAATGGGGGAACGGATCTTACCTGATCTGCCACGAGTGGAACCCGAGGTTCAGTCTGAGAGTGATATTGAAATGTGGGAGCCTTTGCGGGAACCACCTACTTATATAGAGATTTCCAGCGAAGATGAGAGAAGGAATTGGGGGTCGCATTATGATTTGTATGACTATGAGACTGGGTATGATAGGGGGTGGTCAGAGGAGGAGGACCCCGAAGAGGAAGTACCAACAAACCACCCTAGGGATAGTGAtagtgaatcagaagaagcATATTCGAATTCCAGCTCGGATTCTGGGGAAGATGTGGATAATGAAGACTTTGATATAGCAAGTTACGACGAGACTGTTGACTTTTGAGACGCTTGGCGTTAAATGTTTTACTTCTCTTCTTAGTACCTTTCCTTTAGTTAATTTCTTTTAAGTTATTATCTTCTATGAATAATGTAAATGCTTTGCGTGAATCAGTTATGATGTATTAGGGAATATCAATATTATAATAAGATTATGTTCTTCTTCCAATGAGGTGTGATGTGCATTATATATTTGAAACacttttacaatattttattaagcttaatatatgtatacatataaataaatacaccTATGTACTAATAAGTAAGTAATTAAATGTTAATTCAAAAACTCAGCAAGACTCTGTTCTTTCTCCAAAACTTTTGAATCTTAGGATGTTCTTGTGATTAGtaccttttctttctctttcagAGGATGCCTCCGATTTCTTGGAAAAGACTGTCTAGAAACGGTGCTAACCGTACACTAAGGAGTTTAGTAAGAGCTCTTGCGGATGTGGGCACTCCACGAGAGAGATCTGTGTCGGATGTGGTATGaaaggaataaaataaaattcgatATGGGATCTCCAGAGCTTAACAAATTTGTTTACTCTTTAAAAATCAGGCTTGGAATTTGGGCTAAGGAAATGCTGGGTTATACTAGAGTCGCACCCCATGATATTATTCATAATATAGACTCTATCTTGATGCAGGCTTAATGGTATGTAAATTTTAGAATTTAGTATAGCCTAATAAGGTGTTTTTTTGCTGTTTAAGCAATGGATTGAAACTCTGGGGTAATGCATAGCCCACTCCTATGCTGTTCTGGGTGGCCTATTCCATGTTTCCCTCTtcctatggctttttcccctCTTGGAATTTTTTATGCCGACTGGAGCGGTGCGAGCTGGGTACAGTGTTTTTTCTttgatatattaatatattcctaattctcaaatatatatatatatatatatatatatatatatatatatatatatatatatatatatatatatatatgtatatatatatatatgtatatatatatacatatatatatatatatatatatatatatatatatatatatacatatatatatatatatacatatatatatatatatatatatatatatatatatatatatatatgtatatatatatatacatacatatatatatatatatatatgtatatgtatatatatatatatatgtatatatatatatatatatatatatatatgtatatatatgtatatatatatatatgtatatatatatatatatatatatatatatgtatatatatgtatatatatatatatgtatatatatatatacatatatatatatatatatatgtatatatatatatacatatatatatatatatatatatatatatatatatatatgtgtatatgtatatatatatatatatatatatatatatatatatatatatatatatatatatatatatatatatatatatatatatatatatatatatgtatataaatatatatatatatatatatatatatatatatatatatatatatatatatatatgtatatatatatatatatgtatatatatatatatatgtatatatatatatatacatatatatatatatatatatatatatatatatatatatatatatatatatatacatatatatatatatatatatatatatatatatatatatatatatatatatatatatatgtatatatatatatatatatatatatatatatatatatatatatatatatatatatatacatatatatatatatatacatatatatatacatatatatatatacatatatacatatatatatatatatatatatatatatatatatatatatatatatatatatatatatatatatacacacacacacacacacacacacacacatatatatatatatatatatatatatatatatatagatatatatatatatatatatatatatatatatatatatatatatatatatatatatatatatatatatatatagatatatatatatatatatttatatatatatatatatatatatatatatatatatatatatatatatatatatatatatatatatatatatatatatatatatatatatatatatatatatatattggttttacaattgttgcagtaaaatgTAACATGTCGAATAAATTTAATATCCACTTTAATCGAGTATGTATATTTAtctgttaattattattataggtCAAAGTTATGGTGCAGGTCGGCGTGCAAAGGCAAGAAAAAAAACCTTCTTCCGATGTTCAGTTTTGAGCCGGGGAACTTTTTAATCGCATCTTTCTTAATGGGTATGAGCTggcgtctttcttccctccccaaaccctaCTCATAGATCCCTATGACTGAGATgcactgagtatgatgatgatgacgatgatgatcgagtatgtaaattttttaaaatactatTAAGTGCCTTTTTTGTATctgaataattaataattttacttaaataattatcaaaatagttaaattactatatgtatttaaatttaataaatccCATACATTACACATGTATTACACTAGTTACATTTAAGTTAACTACTCTAACAAAGgagcacaaattcttgtatgagaggGTCTCACCGTGAGAAATGATTCATACCAAAGTTAAAAAACCCAATGAGTTTGTCTCAACTTGAGACGGTCTCGTATAAGACGGAGTGACAAAAGTATACCCAAATGTTTTCATTAGATCTCAACcgttaataattttaatatctgACGACGTATATTGCTTTATCCAATTTATTAGCAAAATGGCAATAAATATTTTCGaatttcaattttgtttttacCTTTTTGTTTTTCAAACCTGAACTAGTAAAACTCGCCTTTACTCTCTATTTCTCTCTCTTCTGTGACGGAAATTGAAACCCTAGCTATACGGAAAAACTGGAAAATCTCAAATTAGTTGTGAAATCGTTAAATCAAATTGGGGAAAACGCTGGAAACAGATTAGATTGATGCCCTAATGTCGTACCAACGACGTTGATTTTCGAGAAGTGAAATGATGCGTAAGGtactttattttttgttgttgattttgtAAAACTGTAATTGGGATATTTTGCATGCGGTTTTTAAATTacgttaatttttctttaagtttgtttttgttttaatagaTGAGATCTTAACGGTTGTTTATGTTCTCTTGGATGATAAAGGTTTTGAGGTtgttttacattttaatttgttatgaGTGTGTTTTCATTGTAGATTTTTTATGTGGCAGATCTGAAATTTTTTTGTGCGGATATGAATGGTGAGCATGTAGGTTGGGGAATTTGGGGTTACAGTTAgtagattgattgcatgttaATGGAAGATAGAGAAGAAAAGTGTCATGGTACTGAAAATGCTGAGAAGTCTATGTCATTGGATTTGCAAAGTGCGAACAGTAAGAAAAATTTGGTTTCAGGCCTTTCGACTGTTACCAAGCGCGGTTCCAGAAACCGTTGTGGTGGGAGTAATAGTGTTAAttctttgaaaagaaaaattattactaaaaatcaAAACGAGAGTAGGAAGAAGAGTAAGAAGGAGGTTTTATTGAGTAGTTTGCCATTGCGAGGGAATAATAAGAAGAGTGATGATGATGTGTTGAAGTTTCAAGTGAATTCGGGGTCGATTGATATAGGGAAAGCAAAGGTGCAGGAGAATGTGGAAGTGGATGTTAGTAATGGTGCTTTAGGTGGAATTTCTTCCAGCTTGAATGGTAAGATTAATATACCTAAGCGGCCTCGAGGTTTGGTTAGAAGAAAGAAGGTTGAGGTTGGTTTTTCCTCCAAGCAGGAAGGAACATTTTCTGATAAATTTTCTTTAGTTGATAGAGGTAAAGTGAATGGCAATGCAGATGctaatttaatgaaaaatgacaTAGGTAATGGGAAATTGGCTCAGGGTGGTGAATCTGAGGGTACCTCTAATGGTGCTGTCATAGAGAATCGGAAAAAAAAGAATTCGTATGACCAGAAAGAAAGTAGATCTGATAGCCCTGACTTGCTCCGGCATCTGAAGAGAGATGCTTCTCATTCCTCTCTACATAATGGTGAGTCAGTAGCAAAAAAAGCTAGAAGAAATgtcaagaaaaacaaagaaaccaGAAACAAAAGTCCTATGCCGATTGTGGAAGCTAAGCAGTCCATGGATGAGTCGAATAGGAATTGTGATGATTCTCAAGATGACGAAGAGAATCTTGAGGCAAATGCAGCAAGGATGCTCTCATCTCGCTTTGATCCAAGCTGCATGGGGCATTCCACTGGAGGCAAGAGATCTAAAGTTCCCTCTTCTAATGGGTTGTCGGCCTTGATCTCGTCCAATAAGAGTTTAGTCATTGAACATCCTAATTCCATAGAGGAGTTTGATATTGCATCCAGTGATGCTGAAGCCAGAGCTCTACCAAAGGATCAACCAAAAGTCAAGAGGTTTTCAAGAAATCAGCCTTATTTTTATGAGGTATCTGGAGAATTTGATTCCTTTTGGGTACTGAACCGAAGGATCAAGATCTTTTGGCCATCCGACCAGAGCTGGTATCTTGGTTATGTCGTTGGTTACAATGTGGAAAATAAACTTCATCATGTTAAATATGATGATCGTGAGGAGGAATTGATTGATCTTCAACGTGCAAGGTTCAAGCTTTTGCTGTTGCCTAATGAGGTGCCTGGCAAGGATgggaggaaaagggaaaatgcTTATTTACAAAAGAGGAAGCATGATGAAGCATCCCATGTGGAGGAGGAGCCAAATGGGAACTGTATGGAGACTGAGCCTATTAGTTTATGGTTGGCTCGGTCAACTCATCGCAAATCACCACATAGTAAAgcaaagaagaaaaagagaacCATGGTAAAATCCCaatcatcttccttttctggaGTGAAGTTTGAGCCACCGGAAAAGTTGGAAGCAGGTTCTTCTGGGCACAATGTTGATCACTCTACTTGTGTTCCTGCATTGTCAAATATCACTGGAGAAGGTGAGAATAAGCTGATCAAAGAGAACGTTCTTAACAATAGAActttaaaagtttatattagGAGGCGATTTCACAGGAGAAAAGAGTCACCATCAAGTGTTCTTGAAGGGTGCCAAGTGTCAGTGAAGCCGCAGCTTGGTAAGGCACCTAATTTTGTTGATTCTATAGAACCTGAGGTTGACAGGCTGTTCTGGATTGGTGGATGTGGTGACTCTGCAGGAAAAATGAGTAATGACGAGGTCATTTGGGACACCGACTGTTCTGGACTTCTGAAGCTGGTTATCCCAGTTACAAGTATGAAAGTCTTTAAGTTTGATTTGAGCTTCCAATTGCCTGTTGTTGACAGCATTATGGTTGGATGGCCGCGTCACATGTTCATGCTTCAACATGGTACTTTGATCTCTGCATGGCCTATCATCCATCTGGAGATACTGTTTGTTGACAATATAGATGGTTTGCGGTTTCTGTTGTTTGAAGGTTGCATGAAGCAGGCAGTAGCTTTTGTTTTCTTAGTTTTGGCTGCATTTTATCAACCTGGGCAGAAAGAATGGCATGATGACCAGCAGCTTCCTATGACCTCCATCAGGTTCCGGTTTTGTGGGTTTCAATGTCTAGCAAATCAGCTTGTGTTCACAATTTACAACTTCTCTGAGGTAGCAGATTCCATGTGGCTATATCTGGACAGAAAACTGATTAAGCGCTGCATACTCTCTAAGCAACTGCTGCCATCTGATTGCACTTATGACAACATTAAGTCACTTCGTAAGGGTTGTAATCTGTTGAGATTGACTAATGTTAGCCAGAAGCCCTCTTCAGTGTTTGTAAGACTCTTTTGATCCTTCCTCCTGTTTAATATTATCTCTATTAATTGATTTGCAGTATTCTGATTAGGTCTTCCTCTAGTTCTCTAGTGCTtgaattgtttttaatttttatgctaC belongs to Amaranthus tricolor cultivar Red isolate AtriRed21 chromosome 17, ASM2621246v1, whole genome shotgun sequence and includes:
- the LOC130803856 gene encoding uncharacterized protein LOC130803856 isoform X2, whose translation is MLMEDREEKCHGTENAEKSMSLDLQSANSKKNLVSGLSTVTKRGSRNRCGGSNSVNSLKRKIITKNQNESRKKSKKEVLLSSLPLRGNNKKSDDDVLKFQVNSGSIDIGKAKVQENVEVDVSNGALGGISSSLNGKINIPKRPRGLVRRKKVEVGFSSKQEGTFSDKFSLVDRGKVNGNADANLMKNDIGNGKLAQGGESEGTSNGAVIENRKKKNSYDQKESRSDSPDLLRHLKRDASHSSLHNGESVAKKARRNVKKNKETRNKSPMPIVEAKQSMDESNRNCDDSQDDEENLEANAARMLSSRFDPSCMGHSTGGKRSKVPSSNGLSALISSNKSLVIEHPNSIEEFDIASSDAEARALPKDQPKVKRFSRNQPYFYEVSGEFDSFWVLNRRIKIFWPSDQSWYLGYVVGYNVENKLHHVKYDDREEELIDLQRARFKLLLLPNEVPGKDGRKRENAYLQKRKHDEASHVEEEPNGNCMETEPISLWLARSTHRKSPHSKAKKKKRTMVKSQSSSFSGVKFEPPEKLEAGSSGHNVDHSTCVPALSNITGEGENKLIKENVLNNRTLKVYIRRRFHRRKESPSSVLEGCQVSVKPQLGKAPNFVDSIEPEVDRLFWIGGCGDSAGKMSNDEVIWDTDCSGLLKLVIPVTSMKVFKFDLSFQLPVVDSIMVGWPRHMFMLQHGTLISAWPIIHLEILFVDNIDGLRFLLFEGCMKQAVAFVFLVLAAFYQPGQKEWHDDQQLPMTSIRFRFCGFQCLANQLVFTIYNFSEVADSMWLYLDRKLIKRCILSKQLLPSDCTYDNIKSLRKGCNLLRLTNVSQKPSSVFNLKENSRHCGTSISSRQSACVKLSRLDCDSVKKLGSLPPFALSFSATPKLFLGLHLRLLMEQSIPSSSFRELDPLCLIDHPDCEATALSSLPIGGNSPVVLDGRSEWDSCSGVDLGVKISSSDPAEGTTTKPSCGPQDFVTNDEVLPLGKGKAQLTGSDDGALPLVSDSHLCKVDDKGKGSHLNGLTVEIQSFVPDERVTQKTIDSSLDTNDKVCRLNPTVSRSMLGKTGISNFCSSPSSPGWVDRKQDFLRRGFSSGPKKRRTQVSYSLPCGGQDYSPKNKFQQSRGLFPKRIRRASEKKTSEAKGTSQRNMELLSCGANLLVNVGDRGWRECGAMIVLELLEHNEWRLAVKISGNTRYSYKAHQFVQPGTTNRYTHAMMWKGGKDWILEFPDRSQWTIFKEMHEECYNRNFRASLVKNIPIPGVREVEELDNNVSEVPYIRPSPKYYQQMENDIEIAMDPSRALYDMDSDDEQWIKHRDSDLKERGCEHLSDEIFEKTIDVLEKMAYAKQRDHFTVDELEEALAKVGPLEAIKLIYEHWRVKRQRKGMPLVRHLQPPLWEKYQRQVKEWEMLMANGNLPLSSGCPEKPLNVDKPPMFAFCLKPRGLEVPNRGSKQRSQKKLPVGALINGVAGDGDAFHSLDDRFCYTAYNQGTSDSSPILQASTRVFSPSDSGSLGYFSLSSDGYERSHYPKLYRSKLKDQPCFASYGQSTPSKRGLVHSWNSPEWPSRMHYQPDGFQIPRHNFEKLDPSELDEFRLRDASSAARHAATMARMKKDNARRMLCRADLAMHKAVSAIMTADAVKASRRELPDIDVQMSG